DNA from Leptospira koniambonensis:
GTAGGTTTTTGCTTTCATTGTATGTAGGAAGTATAATAGAAACCGATGGTCGCATAGGACCAAATTCTTATTTTGAAGTTTTGAATTCAATATATTAAGTAATTAATTGATTACATACTAGTTAAAATAAGTTTCCAGACCGAAGTATTGTTAAAATGATAGAAATAGAAACCGGTCTATTCAAATTTTGTAATACGGTCTAAGAATATACTACGGTTTGTAGTTTTGTAGATGGAGACTTCGAATTTGTACAGTTAGTCAGCACGATGAAGTTTAGACTCTTAATTTTACCGTTGGTTCTGGCGTTATCGTATTCTTTCTATTTTTCGTGCAGTTTCGGCTTCTAACTGTAAAACAGTTTATGGGGCAATGGTATCTATAGTTAGACCGTTGCACAAACAAAAGGAGAAGTTATGCTTTTAAGCAACTTAGTGAATCATTTCTTTCGTGTTGAGGAGGGTGCTAGGTTTAATATTATTATTCGGATTCTTGCAGGAGGAGTTTTTATTTGGGAAGGAATTATTAAATTTCTCTATGTAAATCAAGGAATCGGTAGGTTTACAAAGTTGGGATTTTCCCATCCAGAAATGACAGCGTCTTTTATTGGAGGTTTGGAAATTATAGGGGGAATCATGCTGATCCTCGGAATTTTGACAAAACCATTAAGCTTCGTATTTATTATACAAATGCTCGTTGCAATGTATCTAACGAAACTTCCTCTATTATTCGGAACATCTCCCTTAATGCCTCCTCAATCCCCGCCAATTTTTGGAATTTGGGCCGTTTTGCATGAAATTAGATCAGAGTATTCCCAGTTACTTGGATGTTTGTTTTTATATTTATCTGGACCAGGTCATTTTTCTTTAGATTTCATTTTAAGGAAGAAAATGTTAATAGCTTGACTTTCAAGGGCAGAAGTGATTTGATCTCGGGTCGAAAATAATTGGATAGGTTACAAATGGCTTCCACCTTTAGAATGTTAGTCTTTGCAAGTTTTCTGTTCTTAGGCATTTTTGATTTTGGAACAAATATTATTTTGGAACAGGTTTTAGATCCTTCTGCCAAAACTATAAATCAACTGGAAGCCAGTTCTTGTAATCCTACTGGGACTTACGAATTTTTTCCAGGAACAGGTTATTATCCGAGCGGATCTAGTGAAGTCTACCCATGGCAAACTCCTGCAGGAGTTTCCTTCGAAGGTTTTGAAACATATACGGATGGAACCGTTATAGAAACTAGTTCCAATAAATCTCTGCAGTCTCATTTAGAAGTTACTTCCGGGACCTTAGTATCCAAACATCTTTCCAATGGTATTTATAAAAGGGCAAAAACAGAAGATTATAATTTCAGAATGCTGATCCAAGGATTGTATACTGGATCTCGGGTAAAGTGGACAGACCAGGCATTGGAGGCTCGATTCTATATAGATTCTTGGCAGGAATCTTCCAATAGTTGGCAGGGAATCCATCTATTTACAAGATATAGGACCGAAAACGATCTATATGTTGCGTCGCTCAGAAGTGATGGAACAGTTTATTTTAAGAAAAAACTTTGTGGTGTTTATACACCTTTGGCTAACGGAATTCTAAAGGACCAGGCAGGAAATCCCAAGTCTTTCAATACGAAACAATGGTATAAGCTGACTTTGGTAGCCATTGGAAACCATATCGATTTTTATGTGGATAATGTTCTACAGCTGTCTATTACAGATGGAACTTTTAGTTGGGGAACTTCTGGGGTTCGGACGGATTATGCGAACGTATATCTAGACGATTTGATCCTTCATGATGATCTAAGTGAGTTTTGAGGTATAAGA
Protein-coding regions in this window:
- a CDS encoding DoxX family protein, whose amino-acid sequence is MLLSNLVNHFFRVEEGARFNIIIRILAGGVFIWEGIIKFLYVNQGIGRFTKLGFSHPEMTASFIGGLEIIGGIMLILGILTKPLSFVFIIQMLVAMYLTKLPLLFGTSPLMPPQSPPIFGIWAVLHEIRSEYSQLLGCLFLYLSGPGHFSLDFILRKKMLIA
- a CDS encoding pectate lyase; the protein is MASTFRMLVFASFLFLGIFDFGTNIILEQVLDPSAKTINQLEASSCNPTGTYEFFPGTGYYPSGSSEVYPWQTPAGVSFEGFETYTDGTVIETSSNKSLQSHLEVTSGTLVSKHLSNGIYKRAKTEDYNFRMLIQGLYTGSRVKWTDQALEARFYIDSWQESSNSWQGIHLFTRYRTENDLYVASLRSDGTVYFKKKLCGVYTPLANGILKDQAGNPKSFNTKQWYKLTLVAIGNHIDFYVDNVLQLSITDGTFSWGTSGVRTDYANVYLDDLILHDDLSEF